A genomic window from Sphingobacterium spiritivorum includes:
- a CDS encoding 3'-5' exonuclease — protein MELKLKRPLAFFDLETTGVNIPLDRIVEISILKVMPDGNKEVLTRRINPGMPIPAESSMFHGIYDEDVKDLPSFKELGQEIADFIGDADLAGYNSNKFDVPMLMEEFLRANVDFSLEGRNFVDVQNIFHQMEQRTLKAAYKFYCDQDLNNAHTAEADVTATYEVLKAQLSRYEDVVYEDKHGNKSKPVVNDVEALHEFTNLSKPVDFAGRIVYNEDGVEVFSFGKHKGRPVENVFEIEPSYYSWMMQGDFPLYTKKCLERIWARFKENRKSAPAVQSSTPEEKKQVKKDFQQKNNPSKGKAITTDMLKDLQSKFGK, from the coding sequence ATGGAACTGAAATTAAAAAGACCGCTGGCATTTTTCGACTTAGAAACCACCGGTGTAAACATCCCATTAGATCGTATCGTTGAGATCTCTATTCTAAAGGTGATGCCCGATGGAAATAAAGAAGTGCTGACGCGCCGTATCAATCCCGGAATGCCTATTCCTGCCGAATCATCTATGTTTCACGGCATCTATGATGAAGATGTAAAAGATCTTCCGTCATTTAAAGAACTGGGGCAGGAAATTGCAGATTTTATAGGAGATGCGGATCTGGCGGGCTATAATTCCAATAAGTTTGATGTTCCGATGCTAATGGAAGAATTTTTACGTGCAAATGTAGACTTCTCACTGGAAGGCAGAAATTTTGTCGATGTACAGAATATCTTCCACCAAATGGAACAACGTACGCTGAAAGCTGCATACAAATTCTATTGCGATCAGGATCTGAACAATGCACATACCGCAGAAGCAGATGTCACTGCTACATACGAAGTATTAAAGGCCCAGTTGAGCCGTTATGAAGATGTGGTGTATGAAGACAAGCATGGCAATAAGAGCAAGCCTGTAGTGAATGATGTAGAAGCCCTGCATGAATTTACTAATCTGAGTAAACCGGTGGATTTTGCAGGTCGTATTGTATACAATGAAGACGGTGTAGAAGTTTTCAGTTTTGGCAAGCACAAAGGACGTCCTGTAGAAAATGTATTTGAAATAGAACCAAGTTACTATTCATGGATGATGCAGGGTGATTTTCCATTATACACAAAAAAATGTCTGGAGCGCATATGGGCACGATTTAAAGAAAACAGAAAATCAGCACCTGCGGTACAGTCTTCCACACCGGAAGAGAAAAAGCAGGTAAAAAAGGATTTTCAACAAAAAAACAATCCGTCCAAAGGCAAAGCCATTACGACGGATATGTTAAAAGATCTGCAAAGTAAATTTGGTAAATAA
- the trxB gene encoding thioredoxin-disulfide reductase: protein MSQEREHIKCLIIGSGPAGYTAAIYAARADLKPVVYTGLVPGGQLTQTTDVDNFPGYPKGILGPELMEDLKSQAERFGTEVRFGYVTKVNLEGEIKEIEIDGSKIVTADTVIISTGATAKWLGLESEQKYNGFGVSACAVCDGFFFKNREVAIVGAGDTAAEEATYLAKLASKVHMLVRRDEFRASKAMVHRVLNTPNIEIHYNTEAVEILGDGQVVTAVKVINNQTQVTTDIPVDGFFVAIGHKPNTELFTGILDMDETGYLITKADSTQTNIEGVFACGDVQDHIYRQAITAAGTGCMAALEAERYLAAKEHAIAE, encoded by the coding sequence ATGTCACAAGAAAGAGAACATATCAAATGTTTGATTATCGGTTCAGGTCCTGCAGGTTATACTGCTGCTATTTACGCAGCACGTGCTGATCTCAAACCGGTTGTATATACAGGTCTGGTACCGGGTGGACAATTGACACAGACGACAGATGTAGATAATTTTCCGGGCTATCCAAAAGGGATTCTTGGTCCTGAGTTAATGGAAGATCTCAAATCTCAGGCAGAGCGTTTTGGTACGGAAGTTCGGTTTGGCTATGTAACCAAAGTGAATCTGGAAGGCGAAATAAAAGAAATAGAGATAGATGGATCTAAAATCGTTACTGCTGACACTGTTATCATTTCAACAGGAGCTACAGCAAAATGGTTAGGACTTGAAAGTGAGCAGAAGTACAATGGATTTGGTGTATCTGCCTGCGCTGTATGTGACGGTTTTTTCTTCAAAAATCGTGAAGTCGCAATCGTTGGGGCTGGAGATACAGCAGCTGAAGAAGCGACGTATCTGGCTAAACTGGCATCTAAAGTACATATGTTAGTACGCCGTGACGAATTCCGTGCATCTAAAGCCATGGTCCACCGCGTATTGAATACTCCAAATATTGAAATTCACTATAATACTGAAGCAGTGGAGATTCTTGGTGACGGTCAGGTGGTGACAGCTGTAAAGGTGATCAATAACCAGACACAGGTCACTACAGATATTCCAGTAGACGGATTCTTTGTTGCGATCGGACACAAACCTAATACAGAATTATTCACAGGCATACTGGATATGGACGAAACCGGCTACCTGATCACTAAAGCAGATAGTACGCAGACAAACATAGAAGGTGTATTTGCATGTGGAGATGTGCAGGATCACATTTACCGTCAGGCGATCACTGCTGCCGGAACAGGCTGTATGGCTGCATTAGAAGCCGAACGTTATTTAGCTGCTAAAGAGCACGCTATAGCTGAATAA
- the rnhA gene encoding ribonuclease HI — MIELYTDGASSGNPGPGGYGTILRTRYSGENEAFKGKLIEKTFSEGFRRTTNNRMELMAVIIGLEALKSPQQQVTIYSDSKYVIDAIDKKWVYGWIQKGFQGKKNKDLWIRLMKSYKLHQVRLVWVKGHAGHPDNERCDQLAVAASKDKANWKIDTVFEQEEKAQG; from the coding sequence ATGATCGAATTATATACGGACGGAGCTTCCAGCGGCAATCCGGGACCCGGAGGTTACGGAACTATTCTAAGAACTCGTTATAGCGGTGAAAATGAAGCTTTCAAAGGTAAGTTGATAGAGAAAACTTTTTCTGAAGGGTTTCGCAGAACCACAAACAACCGGATGGAGCTCATGGCTGTCATTATCGGACTGGAAGCCTTGAAAAGTCCGCAACAGCAAGTGACTATTTATTCAGATTCAAAATATGTTATCGATGCCATTGATAAAAAATGGGTCTACGGATGGATTCAGAAAGGTTTTCAGGGGAAAAAGAATAAGGATCTTTGGATCCGGCTCATGAAAAGCTATAAGCTACATCAGGTAAGACTGGTCTGGGTAAAAGGACATGCCGGACATCCGGATAACGAACGCTGTGATCAATTGGCTGTAGCTGCATCAAAAGATAAAGCGAACTGGAAGATTGACACTGTCTTTGAGCAAGAGGAAAAAGCTCAGGGATAA
- a CDS encoding alpha-L-fucosidase yields the protein MKKRAIMAALLGLTVHLTAHAQQPTENNAKMEWFEDAKLGIFIHWGIYSVQGISESWAFFNNYINHENYMKQLNGFTASKYKPDEWAKLIHDSGAKYSVITTKHHDGVSLWDSKADKAITIKKDAQARQDVLDPFVKALQKTGLKTGLYYSLPDWSHPYYDVNTRTRKRYALKEEPQRWENYVKYYQTQLNELSELYHPDLIWFDGDWEHNSEEWKAKQTLTNLRKYNPNIIINSRLNHHGDYDTPEQGIPVVRPSAPHWELCYTMNDSWGYQAFDKHYKTPNMIVRTLVDCISMGGNLLLDIGPKEDGTIPEEQVAILKELGRWTGLHKEAVYGTRAGIPFEHYQGKSALSKDGKTVYLYLDAVKRTEHLTGISTALKGATVVGQSGIKVPYTQNASAITLDLNTIKFDPAVTVLALHFDNTPTFIKAEPVATEIRTLLKGKNADEAVYQIAKHLYSGDNLLKNNGLTVDGLNMNLPDQKQANPAIVNWISKHAEALYETGAGIPEGHYAGLTALSADKQTLYLFVEGKPTGPVAVKGLKNTIARIRIVGEGSMIDHDIYNKLYWSAIPGIVYINVPNERLNNNLSVIAVLLDKPIELYREKVGAIESNL from the coding sequence ATGAAAAAGAGAGCTATTATGGCCGCACTGCTTGGGTTAACTGTTCATTTAACAGCCCATGCGCAGCAACCAACAGAAAACAACGCAAAAATGGAGTGGTTTGAAGATGCCAAGCTAGGCATATTTATTCACTGGGGAATCTATTCTGTACAAGGAATCTCCGAATCCTGGGCATTTTTCAATAACTATATCAATCATGAAAATTATATGAAGCAGCTAAATGGATTTACTGCTTCGAAATATAAGCCGGATGAATGGGCAAAACTGATACATGATTCCGGAGCAAAGTATTCAGTTATCACCACCAAACACCACGATGGTGTATCGCTGTGGGACAGTAAAGCAGACAAAGCTATTACTATTAAAAAGGATGCACAGGCCAGACAGGATGTATTGGATCCATTTGTCAAAGCTTTACAAAAGACAGGACTAAAAACGGGATTATATTATTCACTACCGGACTGGAGCCATCCGTATTACGATGTAAATACCAGAACAAGGAAACGCTACGCACTCAAAGAGGAACCTCAGCGCTGGGAAAATTATGTCAAATACTACCAGACTCAGCTTAATGAATTATCTGAACTCTATCATCCGGATCTGATCTGGTTTGACGGTGATTGGGAACACAACTCGGAAGAATGGAAAGCAAAGCAAACATTAACCAATCTGCGCAAATATAATCCAAATATTATTATCAACTCCCGTCTTAACCATCACGGAGATTATGATACGCCTGAACAGGGTATTCCGGTGGTCAGACCATCTGCACCCCACTGGGAGCTATGTTATACGATGAATGACTCCTGGGGATATCAGGCTTTTGACAAGCACTATAAAACACCCAATATGATTGTACGCACACTGGTGGATTGTATCAGCATGGGTGGTAATCTCCTTTTGGATATTGGTCCTAAAGAAGATGGTACTATTCCGGAGGAACAGGTTGCTATTCTCAAAGAGCTTGGCCGCTGGACCGGACTTCACAAGGAAGCAGTATATGGCACAAGAGCAGGAATCCCATTTGAACATTATCAGGGAAAATCTGCCTTATCAAAAGATGGAAAGACAGTGTACTTGTATCTTGATGCTGTAAAGCGCACAGAGCATCTCACAGGGATATCTACTGCTCTAAAGGGAGCAACTGTCGTGGGACAATCTGGAATTAAAGTTCCTTATACACAAAACGCATCTGCTATCACACTGGATCTGAATACCATCAAATTTGATCCAGCAGTCACTGTACTGGCTCTCCATTTCGACAATACGCCAACATTTATTAAAGCTGAGCCGGTAGCAACAGAGATCAGGACATTACTTAAAGGCAAAAATGCAGATGAAGCCGTTTATCAGATCGCGAAGCATCTTTACTCGGGTGATAATTTATTGAAAAACAATGGACTTACAGTAGATGGCCTAAACATGAACTTACCTGATCAAAAACAAGCGAATCCGGCTATTGTAAACTGGATCAGTAAGCATGCGGAAGCTTTGTACGAGACAGGAGCGGGGATCCCTGAGGGACATTATGCAGGTCTTACAGCATTATCTGCGGACAAACAGACGCTCTATCTTTTTGTAGAGGGTAAACCCACAGGGCCAGTTGCGGTGAAGGGATTAAAAAATACGATCGCACGTATCCGCATTGTAGGCGAGGGCTCTATGATTGATCATGATATCTATAACAAACTCTACTGGAGTGCTATTCCGGGAATTGTGTACATCAATGTACCTAATGAACGCCTGAACAACAATCTTTCCGTAATCGCTGTACTGTTGGATAAGCCGATTGAACTCTACCGGGAAAAAGTAGGTGCAATAGAAAGCAATTTATAG
- a CDS encoding SIR2 family NAD-dependent protein deacylase, giving the protein MKRIVVFTGAGISAESGLKTFRGDDGLWEGNRVEDVATPEAWQRNPALVQQFYNERRKQCLLAEPNTAHQALVRLENQYHVDIITQNIDNLHERAGSKNILHLHGQITQSRSSKDPSSIYEIKGDELKMGELCKWGSQLRPNIVWFGEAVPAMIPAMRIAQQADILIVIGTSLQVYPAANLIHDIPPHCEIFLIDPSADQYHIPERTVTITSKASEGVPALVEQLLC; this is encoded by the coding sequence ATGAAAAGAATCGTAGTATTTACAGGAGCCGGGATTTCGGCCGAAAGCGGTTTGAAAACTTTTCGGGGCGATGACGGATTATGGGAAGGAAATCGTGTAGAGGATGTAGCCACTCCGGAAGCATGGCAACGAAATCCTGCTTTGGTGCAGCAATTTTACAATGAACGTCGCAAACAATGCCTATTAGCCGAGCCAAATACTGCGCATCAAGCCTTGGTACGCCTGGAAAATCAGTATCATGTAGATATTATTACACAAAACATAGATAACCTTCATGAACGTGCCGGAAGTAAAAATATTCTGCATCTGCACGGTCAGATCACGCAGTCGCGCTCATCAAAGGATCCTTCTAGTATTTATGAGATCAAAGGAGACGAACTAAAAATGGGAGAGCTATGTAAATGGGGAAGCCAGTTGCGGCCTAATATTGTATGGTTTGGAGAAGCTGTGCCAGCGATGATTCCTGCAATGCGGATCGCTCAACAGGCAGATATCCTTATTGTCATAGGAACTTCACTTCAGGTATATCCCGCTGCAAATCTTATTCATGACATTCCTCCGCATTGCGAAATATTCCTGATAGATCCTTCAGCAGATCAATATCATATACCGGAGAGAACTGTTACTATAACTTCAAAAGCATCAGAAGGAGTGCCTGCGTTAGTAGAGCAATTATTATGTTAG
- a CDS encoding DUF6660 family protein translates to MSIYFILLTLIPCQDNHSVLPNIDQLSNEISAHRHIDQNGKHAHKDSCSPLCVCGCCSIAVHLPEHIDFAFELLPVHQDKSFAHQLSFYANEYSSIWQPPKLS, encoded by the coding sequence TTGAGCATTTATTTTATTCTTCTGACGCTTATACCGTGTCAGGATAATCATTCTGTTTTGCCTAATATAGACCAGCTCTCAAACGAAATTTCTGCACATCGCCATATTGACCAGAACGGTAAACATGCTCATAAAGACAGCTGTTCGCCATTGTGTGTATGCGGATGTTGCTCCATAGCAGTCCATCTGCCTGAGCATATTGATTTTGCATTTGAACTTCTTCCTGTACATCAGGATAAATCCTTTGCCCACCAATTATCGTTCTATGCGAACGAATACAGTAGTATCTGGCAGCCCCCCAAACTTTCATAA